In Brachypodium distachyon strain Bd21 chromosome 2, Brachypodium_distachyon_v3.0, whole genome shotgun sequence, one genomic interval encodes:
- the LOC100824977 gene encoding paired amphipathic helix protein Sin3-like 5 isoform X2, which produces MASSADEAASDGGDVRSERGKKSYMAETRQCLVLARQSLPRDVYDEFVKTMTEIWKRSVDPDGEIRNISVESYKETVMELFQGQPEVMQGFIYFTQGHSPFKDNAIRMENPLDFIQRLKRNPDITNEEYAAIIKTLLAYRKQGGTMTVADVFHNVKKCLSNCPELLDEFIKVYLPPRPNVALPDEESCRNLKPGRVGEAISSITPDAYHNLDSILMEDDDSEEGYEEPPCAEEGEEDKVEPLPDWIPSREKEFPPKADITNCKRYTRSYYLLPDNCITLQSSYQTELGRSIFNDCLVCSTSGSERSDGSKCKTKNESSAGCEESDSCKPKIENKFESTISACEEEMFESDMLLHWFSETADFISNLQQHVDRDLKINEHLSPLHRKCIQKLYNDDYDHYCLLESKNTSAALAVLLSRLNQKVEDLSEARLCLHKTRSQVIAKNYYKSLDHHGPSFKILDTKRMSQKALLVEAKEINKTRLNVADEYANPVMHEDISSIISSACASDEKQMMTWTKLVHPFLSANCQWPDYLKETVAHKEACEDCGIKKDFLGSIPNDSPAHKLSLTPKSGGKNSIDCSSSHDVFDAEIEEGEFIPAKEPTSSDVSASVGDGLSFRCLATDTSRPSTCDHGNEPESQHESRQHSRRTAKSRGVKGGACCSLMVLCRLYQI; this is translated from the exons ATGGCGTCGTCCGCTGATGAGGCGGCCTCCGACGGTGGCGACGTTCGATCCGAAAGGGGGAAGAAGTCGTACATGGCAGAGACTCGACAGTGCTTGGTACTTGCTAGGCAGAGCCTGCCTCGTGACGTGTACGACGAGTTTGTCAAGACCATGACTGAGATTTGGAAAAGGAG TGTCGATCCTGACGGTGAAATCAGGAATATCTCCGTCGAAAGCTACAAAGAGACGGTCATGGAGCTATTCCAGGGCCAGCCTGAAGTCATGCAGGGCTTCATCTACTTTACACAAGGCCATAGCCCCTTCAAGGACAATGCTATCCGGATGGAAAATCCATTAGATTTCATTCAGAGACTGAAG AGAAACCCTGACATCACTAACGAGGAGTATGCCGCTATTATCAAGACCTTGCTAGCATACAGAAAGCAAGGAGGGACCATGACCGTTGCAGATGTTTTCCATAAT GTGAAGAAATGCTTGAGTAACTGTCCCGAGTTACTAGATGAGTTTATAAAAGTTTATCTGCCACCTCGCCCAAATGTTGCTCTGCCAGATGAGGAGTCCTGCAGAAATCTGAAGCCTGGTCGAGTGGGCGAG GCCATTTCAAGCATTACTCCAGATGCTTATCACAACTTGGATAGTATCCTTATGGAAGATGATGATAGCGAAGAAG GTTATGAAGAACCGCCTTGTGCCGAAGAGGGCGAGGAAGACAAGGTTGAGCCCTTGCCAGACTGGATTCCCTCAAGAGAAAAGGAATTTCCCCCAAAGGCAGACATCACTAACTGCAAACGTTACACTCGTAGCTATTACCTGCTACCAGATAAT TGTATAACTCTTCAATCAAGCTACCAGACCGAACTGGGAAGGTCTATTTTCAATGATTGTTTGGTTTGTAGCACATCTGGGAGTGAGCGATCAGATGGCTCTAAGTGCAAAACTAAAAATGAATCATCTGCTGGGTGTGAGGAATCGGATAGCTGTAAGCccaaaattgaaaataaatttgaatcaacAATTTCGGCATGTGAAGAGGAAAT GTTTGAGAGTGACATGCTGTTGCATTGGTTTAGTGAGACTGCTGACTTTATTTCAAATCTCCAACAGCATGTTGACAGAGATTTGAAGATTAATGAACATCTATCTC CTCTACACCGGAAGTGCATTCAAAAACTATATAATGATGATTACGATCATTATTGTTTGTTGGAGAGTAAGAACACTAGTGCTGCTCTTGCTGTTCTACTTTCTCGTTTAAATCAGAAGGTTGAAGATTTGTCGGAGGCACGTTTATGTTTGCATAAGACACGCTCACAGGTTATTGCCAAAAATTACTACAAATCGCTAGATCATCATGGCCCCTCTTTCAAAATATTGGATACAAAGAGGATGAGCCAAAAAG CTTTGCTGGTTGAAGCCAAAGAAATCAATAAAACGAGGTTGAATGTTGCAGATGAATATGCTAATCCTGTGATGCATGAGGACATAAGCAGTATCATTTCCTCTGCATGCGCTTCTGATGAGAAGCAGATGATGACTTGGACAAAACTAGTACATCCATTTCTTTCGGCTAATTGTCAATGGCCAGACTACTTGAAGGAAACTGTAGCTCACAAAGAGGCTTGTGAAGATTGTGGTATCAAAAAAGATTTCCTTGGTAGCATTCCCAATGATTCACCTGCTCACAAGCTTTCTTTAACTCCCAAG AGTGGTGGGAAAAActccatcgattgtagttctTCGCATGATGTTTTTGATGCGGAGATCGAGGAGGGTGAGTTCATACCCGCTAAAGAACCAACAAGTAGTGATGTTTCTGCATCTGTTGGAGATGGATTGAGCTTTCGATGTCTGGCAACTGATACTTCCCGACCTAGTACTTGTGACCACGGGAATGAGCCTGAATCGCAGCATGAATCAAGGCAGCACTCCAGAAGAACAGCTAAATCGCGTGGTGTGAAAGGAGGTGCTTGTTGTTCTCTCATGGTGCTCTGCAGGCTTTACCAG ATTTAA
- the LOC104583082 gene encoding uncharacterized protein LOC104583082: MAVHGRTATSYAGQLAGRVSSLVARCSRATRRLLRRNRLRTAYGSSRRSSTATTAASVAPRPAAAMDTGGKKGNFVDVDDGEGIWRRAILMGGRCQPLDFAGAIHYDSFGRRLDRPPTTPRSASSLSCRSSDSLATYLDTPQL; encoded by the coding sequence ATGGCGGTGCACGGGAGAACGGCGACGAGCTACGCGGGGCAGCTGGCGGGGCGGGTGTCGAGCCTGGTGGCCCGCTGCTCCCGCGCcacgcgccgcctcctccgccgcaacCGCCTCCGCACCGCCtacggcagcagcaggaggtCCTCGACGGCGACTACGGCAGCAAGCgtggcgccgcggccggcggcggccatggacacCGGCGGCAAGAAGGGCAACTTCGTCGACGTGGACGACGGCGAGGGGATCTGGCGGCGGGCGATCCTGATGGGTGGCCGGTGTCAGCCGCTGGACTTCGCCGGGGCGATCCACTACGACAGcttcggccgccgcctcgaccGCCCGCCGACGACGCCCCGGTCGGCGTCCTCGCTCTCCTGCCGATCCTCCGACAGCCTCGCCACATACCTCGACACCCCCCAGCTCTGA
- the LOC100824977 gene encoding paired amphipathic helix protein Sin3-like 5 isoform X1 translates to MASSADEAASDGGDVRSERGKKSYMAETRQCLVLARQSLPRDVYDEFVKTMTEIWKRSVDPDGEIRNISVESYKETVMELFQGQPEVMQGFIYFTQGHSPFKDNAIRMENPLDFIQRLKRNPDITNEEYAAIIKTLLAYRKQGGTMTVADVFHNVKKCLSNCPELLDEFIKVYLPPRPNVALPDEESCRNLKPGRVGEAISSITPDAYHNLDSILMEDDDSEEGYEEPPCAEEGEEDKVEPLPDWIPSREKEFPPKADITNCKRYTRSYYLLPDNCITLQSSYQTELGRSIFNDCLVCSTSGSERSDGSKCKTKNESSAGCEESDSCKPKIENKFESTISACEEEMFESDMLLHWFSETADFISNLQQHVDRDLKINEHLSPLHRKCIQKLYNDDYDHYCLLESKNTSAALAVLLSRLNQKVEDLSEARLCLHKTRSQVIAKNYYKSLDHHGPSFKILDTKRMSQKALLVEAKEINKTRLNVADEYANPVMHEDISSIISSACASDEKQMMTWTKLVHPFLSANCQWPDYLKETVAHKEACEDCGIKKDFLGSIPNDSPAHKLSLTPKSGGKNSIDCSSSHDVFDAEIEEGEFIPAKEPTSSDVSASVGDGLSFRCLATDTSRPSTCDHGNEPESQHESRQHSRRTAKSRGVKGGACCSLMVLCRLYQILYERLQTARNLCTSDLYEEFKEKLCRLLDHSIDNCNFEDFCLKFLGPKSFELFTLDKVIKRVTKQLCILSSSDQDNSLLQFLEKLRRPIQPKILPQHQSSPTQQSNGLLKHDREEQEKASIDDTGKLTSRHFQRRKKRKLENCPGSCSQLGIKDSNS, encoded by the exons ATGGCGTCGTCCGCTGATGAGGCGGCCTCCGACGGTGGCGACGTTCGATCCGAAAGGGGGAAGAAGTCGTACATGGCAGAGACTCGACAGTGCTTGGTACTTGCTAGGCAGAGCCTGCCTCGTGACGTGTACGACGAGTTTGTCAAGACCATGACTGAGATTTGGAAAAGGAG TGTCGATCCTGACGGTGAAATCAGGAATATCTCCGTCGAAAGCTACAAAGAGACGGTCATGGAGCTATTCCAGGGCCAGCCTGAAGTCATGCAGGGCTTCATCTACTTTACACAAGGCCATAGCCCCTTCAAGGACAATGCTATCCGGATGGAAAATCCATTAGATTTCATTCAGAGACTGAAG AGAAACCCTGACATCACTAACGAGGAGTATGCCGCTATTATCAAGACCTTGCTAGCATACAGAAAGCAAGGAGGGACCATGACCGTTGCAGATGTTTTCCATAAT GTGAAGAAATGCTTGAGTAACTGTCCCGAGTTACTAGATGAGTTTATAAAAGTTTATCTGCCACCTCGCCCAAATGTTGCTCTGCCAGATGAGGAGTCCTGCAGAAATCTGAAGCCTGGTCGAGTGGGCGAG GCCATTTCAAGCATTACTCCAGATGCTTATCACAACTTGGATAGTATCCTTATGGAAGATGATGATAGCGAAGAAG GTTATGAAGAACCGCCTTGTGCCGAAGAGGGCGAGGAAGACAAGGTTGAGCCCTTGCCAGACTGGATTCCCTCAAGAGAAAAGGAATTTCCCCCAAAGGCAGACATCACTAACTGCAAACGTTACACTCGTAGCTATTACCTGCTACCAGATAAT TGTATAACTCTTCAATCAAGCTACCAGACCGAACTGGGAAGGTCTATTTTCAATGATTGTTTGGTTTGTAGCACATCTGGGAGTGAGCGATCAGATGGCTCTAAGTGCAAAACTAAAAATGAATCATCTGCTGGGTGTGAGGAATCGGATAGCTGTAAGCccaaaattgaaaataaatttgaatcaacAATTTCGGCATGTGAAGAGGAAAT GTTTGAGAGTGACATGCTGTTGCATTGGTTTAGTGAGACTGCTGACTTTATTTCAAATCTCCAACAGCATGTTGACAGAGATTTGAAGATTAATGAACATCTATCTC CTCTACACCGGAAGTGCATTCAAAAACTATATAATGATGATTACGATCATTATTGTTTGTTGGAGAGTAAGAACACTAGTGCTGCTCTTGCTGTTCTACTTTCTCGTTTAAATCAGAAGGTTGAAGATTTGTCGGAGGCACGTTTATGTTTGCATAAGACACGCTCACAGGTTATTGCCAAAAATTACTACAAATCGCTAGATCATCATGGCCCCTCTTTCAAAATATTGGATACAAAGAGGATGAGCCAAAAAG CTTTGCTGGTTGAAGCCAAAGAAATCAATAAAACGAGGTTGAATGTTGCAGATGAATATGCTAATCCTGTGATGCATGAGGACATAAGCAGTATCATTTCCTCTGCATGCGCTTCTGATGAGAAGCAGATGATGACTTGGACAAAACTAGTACATCCATTTCTTTCGGCTAATTGTCAATGGCCAGACTACTTGAAGGAAACTGTAGCTCACAAAGAGGCTTGTGAAGATTGTGGTATCAAAAAAGATTTCCTTGGTAGCATTCCCAATGATTCACCTGCTCACAAGCTTTCTTTAACTCCCAAG AGTGGTGGGAAAAActccatcgattgtagttctTCGCATGATGTTTTTGATGCGGAGATCGAGGAGGGTGAGTTCATACCCGCTAAAGAACCAACAAGTAGTGATGTTTCTGCATCTGTTGGAGATGGATTGAGCTTTCGATGTCTGGCAACTGATACTTCCCGACCTAGTACTTGTGACCACGGGAATGAGCCTGAATCGCAGCATGAATCAAGGCAGCACTCCAGAAGAACAGCTAAATCGCGTGGTGTGAAAGGAGGTGCTTGTTGTTCTCTCATGGTGCTCTGCAGGCTTTACCAG ATTTTATACGAGAGACTACAAACTGCGAGAAATTTATGTACCAGCGATCTATATGAAGA ATTTAAGGAGAAACTCTGCAGACTGCTTGATCACTCTATTGACAATTGCAATTTTGAAGACTTCTGTCTGAAATTTCTTGGGCCAAAGTCCTTCGAACTTTTCACTCTGGATAAAGTGATAAAGCGAGTCACCAAGCAG CTTTGCATACTTTCTTCAAGTGATCAAGACAACTCGCTTCTTCAGTTCCTTGAGAAATTAAGAAGACCAATTCAACCCAAAATATTGCCGCAACATCAAAGT TCACCAACCCAGCAATCAAATGGGCTGCTGAAGCATGATCGGGAGGAGCAAGAGAAAGCTTCCATTGATGATACTGGAAAACTGACGTCACGCCATTTTCAGAGAAG GAAAAAACGCAAGTTGGAGAACTGCCCAGGGAGTTGCTCTCAGCTTGGAATAAAGGATTCAAACTCGTAG
- the LOC100844671 gene encoding acyl-protein thioesterase 1 homolog 1 isoform X2, translating to MSYYGSSSSGGRGGRRVEYGRSYVVRPKGRHLATIVWLHGLGDNGASWSQLLDSLPLPNIKWICPTAATRPVTAFGGFPCTAWFDVMDDTSVDGRDDIEGLDASAAHIANLLSSEPSDVKLGIGGFSMGASAALHSAACYAHGKFSTGIPYPITLSAVISLSGWLPCSRTLRGKMESSSMSARRAASLPILLCHGRADEVVSYKNGERSTEFLRSSGFSYLTFKSYNGLGHYTIPEEMDDVCKWLSSRLGVDRSR from the exons ATGAGCTATTATGGAAGCAGCTCTTCTG GTGGCAGGGGTGGTCGTCGAGTCGAGTACGGGAGGAGCTATGTGGTGAGGCCAAAGGGACGACACCTAGCCACCATTGTGTGGCTCCATGGGCTAGGTGACAATGGTGCAAG CTGGTCCCAGCTCCTGGATTCCCTTCCCTTGCCCAAT ATCAAGTGGATATGCCCCACAGCAGCAACCCGGCCTGTCACGGCTTTCGGCGGATTCCCCTGCACTGCAT GGTTTGATGTCATGGATGATACTTCGGTCGATGGTCGCGACGACATAGAAGGGCTGGATGCTTCAGCTGCACACATAGCAAATCTACTGTCATCCGAGCCGTCTGACG TGAAGCTCGGGATTGGCGGGTTCAGCATGGGTGCCTCTGCGGCCCTGCACTCGGCAGCTTGCTATGCTCATGGGAAATTCAGCACTGGTATCCCCTACCCAATCACGCTCAGTGCAGTTATCAGCCTCAGTGGATGGCTACCTTGCTCAAG GACACTGAGGGGCAAGATGGAGAGTTCAAGCATGTCAGCAAGAAGAGCTGCCTCCTTGCCCATCCTGCTCTGCCATGGCAGAG CGGATGAGGTTGTGTCCTACAAGAATGGTGAGAGATCGACTGAGTTTCTGCGCTCATCGGGGTTCTCCTATCTGACTTTCAAGTCCTACAATGG GCTGGGACACTACACTATCCCTGAAGAGATGGACGATGTCTGCAAATGGCTCAGCTCGAGGCTCGGGGTCGACCGGTCCCGCTAA
- the LOC100824674 gene encoding AAA-ATPase At3g50940 — translation MSSSSSYSCREYLTVLATAAGTAMALGAAYELRDMASAAARSFLARLSPRRVVVIDETDGLSPNRLFDAARSYLSSSSSSVSATARRLRATRLEDSSSSGAGAGATVVTIDLGEQTTDSHDGVSYTWRLLVSPNPGANTNNPHTKSGHGGHGGHAPTKSLELTFHKKHTEKALSSYIPHIISAADEIRSKNRALKMHMVEYDAWAAVDLRHPSTFATLAMPAAHKRSIIADLDRFVTRRDHYAKTGRAWKRGYLLHGPPGTGKSSLVAAMANHLRFDVYDLELPAVSSNSDLRRLLVGVANRSILLIEDIDRSSSVVVNGGGALRNHRDAGAGDEDEDGGGGKVTLSGLLNFVDGLWSTTGEERIVVFTTNHKERLDPALLRPGRMDVHVHMGFCTPESFRVLAGNYHSVEDHDMFPEIERLLEEVPVTPAEVAEVLMRNDGADAAFRDLLEFIEGKRMEGGESKE, via the coding sequence atgtcgtcgtcatcgtcttACTCTTGCAGGGAGTACCTGACGGtgctggcgacggcggcggggacggccATGGCGCTCGGCGCCGCGTACGAGCTCCGTGAcatggcctccgccgccgcccgctcctTCCTCGCCCGTCTCTCCCCCCGccgcgtcgtcgtcatcgACGAGACCGACGGCCTCTCCCCCAACCGCCTCTTCGACGCCGCCCGCTCCTAcctcagctcctcctcctcctccgtctccgccaccgcccgccgcctccgcgccacccgcctcgaggactcctcctcctccggcgccggcgccggcgccacggTGGTCACCATAGACCTCGGCGAGCAGACCACCGACTCCCACGACGGCGTCTCCTACACCTGgcgcctcctcgtctcccCCAACCCCGGCGCCAACACCAACAATCCCCACACCAAatccggccatggcggccacggcggccacGCCCCGACCAAATCCTTGGAGCTCACCTTCCACAAGAAGCACACGGAGAAAGCCCTGAGCTCCTACATCCCCCACATaatctccgccgccgacgagatCCGGTCCAAGAACAGGGCGCTCAAGATGCACATGGTGGAGTACGACGCGTGGGCCGCCGTCGACCTGCGGCACCCGTCGACGTTCGCCACGCTCGCCATGCCCGCCGCCCACAAGCGCTCCATCATCGCCGACCTCGACCGCTTCGTCACTCGCAGGGACCACTACGCGAAGACCGGGCGGGCGTGGAAGCGGGGGTACCTCCTCCATGGCCCGCcggggaccggcaagtcgAGCCTggtggccgccatggccaacCACCTCAGGTTCGACGTCTACGACCTCGAGCTccccgccgtctcctccaactccgacctccgccgcctcctcgtcggcgtcgccAACCGGTCCATCCTCCTAATCGAGGACATCgaccgcagcagcagcgtcgtcgtcaacggcggcggcgcactcCGTAACCACCGcgatgccggcgccggagacgaggacgaagacggcggcggggggaaGGTGACGCTGTCGGGGCTGCTCAACTTCGTGGACGGGCTGTGGTCGACgacgggggaggagaggatcGTCGTCTTCACCACCAACCATAAAGAGCGGCTCGACCCGGCGCTGCTCCGGCCGGGCAGGATGGACGTGCACGTCCACATGGGGTTCTGCACGCCGGAGTCGTTCCGGGTCCTGGCCGGGAACTACCACTCCGTGGAGGACCATGACATGTTTCCGGAGATCGAGCGGCTGCTGGAGGAGGTGCCGGTCACGCCGGCGGAGGTCGCCGAGGTCTTGATGAGGAACGACGGCGCCGATGCCGCGTTCCGGGACCTTCTTGAGTTCATTGAGGGGAAGAGGATGGAAGGTGGTGAGAGCAAAGAATGA
- the LOC100844671 gene encoding acyl-protein thioesterase 1 homolog 1 isoform X1, translating to MVRFSCHKSRQLQQAHTGFSSACTINTAKWGLWTSYFIYAFESTQTSTRAPEASIHTTEIMSYYGSSSSGGRGGRRVEYGRSYVVRPKGRHLATIVWLHGLGDNGASWSQLLDSLPLPNIKWICPTAATRPVTAFGGFPCTAWFDVMDDTSVDGRDDIEGLDASAAHIANLLSSEPSDVKLGIGGFSMGASAALHSAACYAHGKFSTGIPYPITLSAVISLSGWLPCSRTLRGKMESSSMSARRAASLPILLCHGRADEVVSYKNGERSTEFLRSSGFSYLTFKSYNGLGHYTIPEEMDDVCKWLSSRLGVDRSR from the exons ATGGTAAG ATTCTCCTGTCACAAGTCAAGACAGCTGCAGCAAGCACACACG GGCTTCAGTTCGGCTTGCACTATAAATACAGCCAAATGGGGGCTGTGGACTTCATACTTCATATATGCATTTGAGAGCACACAAACTAGTACTAGAGCTCCAGAAGCATCAATACATACTACAGAAATCATGAGCTATTATGGAAGCAGCTCTTCTG GTGGCAGGGGTGGTCGTCGAGTCGAGTACGGGAGGAGCTATGTGGTGAGGCCAAAGGGACGACACCTAGCCACCATTGTGTGGCTCCATGGGCTAGGTGACAATGGTGCAAG CTGGTCCCAGCTCCTGGATTCCCTTCCCTTGCCCAAT ATCAAGTGGATATGCCCCACAGCAGCAACCCGGCCTGTCACGGCTTTCGGCGGATTCCCCTGCACTGCAT GGTTTGATGTCATGGATGATACTTCGGTCGATGGTCGCGACGACATAGAAGGGCTGGATGCTTCAGCTGCACACATAGCAAATCTACTGTCATCCGAGCCGTCTGACG TGAAGCTCGGGATTGGCGGGTTCAGCATGGGTGCCTCTGCGGCCCTGCACTCGGCAGCTTGCTATGCTCATGGGAAATTCAGCACTGGTATCCCCTACCCAATCACGCTCAGTGCAGTTATCAGCCTCAGTGGATGGCTACCTTGCTCAAG GACACTGAGGGGCAAGATGGAGAGTTCAAGCATGTCAGCAAGAAGAGCTGCCTCCTTGCCCATCCTGCTCTGCCATGGCAGAG CGGATGAGGTTGTGTCCTACAAGAATGGTGAGAGATCGACTGAGTTTCTGCGCTCATCGGGGTTCTCCTATCTGACTTTCAAGTCCTACAATGG GCTGGGACACTACACTATCCCTGAAGAGATGGACGATGTCTGCAAATGGCTCAGCTCGAGGCTCGGGGTCGACCGGTCCCGCTAA
- the LOC104583083 gene encoding CCR4-NOT transcription complex subunit 8, producing the protein MESSYQAVIASVDRVRSAQLALALLNIDGELALGGRIWRFHFHSGAGAGADPYRVCQALYSCSRAAVPQGTWVTMDGARDLAYVVRHLNGGALPPDRHRFLHLCNVFFPNLYDLKVLAEWSTAEDMEPPLFDAGAPSSLFARFLALARKRQLDLMVGYNAFLSGLGAADDPRLVTYKRWRAELLERKRRVREMLRQNGHDEAYLQKTRCYLLV; encoded by the coding sequence ATGGAGAGCAGCTACCAGGCGGTCATCGCCAGCGTGGACCGCGTGCGGTCCGCGCAGCTGGCCCTGGCCCTCCTCAACATAGACGGCGAGCTAGCCCTAGGCGGCCGCATCTGGCggttccacttccactcgggcgccggcgccggcgccgacccgTACCGCGTGTGCCAGGCCCTGTATTCCTGCAGCCGGGCCGCGGTGCCCCAAGGCACCTGGGTCACCATGGACGGCGCCCGCGACCTGGCGTACGTGGTCAGGCACCTCaacggcggcgccctcccgcCCGACCGCCATAGGTTCCTGCACCTCTGCAACGTCTTCTTCCCGAACCTGTACGACCTCAAGGTGCTGGCGGAGTGGTCCACCGCCGAGGACATGGAGCCGCCGCTCTTTGACGCCGGAGCCCCCTCCTCCTTGTTTGCTCGCTTCCTTGCTCTGGCCAGGAAGCGGCAGTTGGACCTCATGGTAGGGTACAACGCCTTCCTGTCGGGCCtgggcgccgccgacgatcCCCGTTTAGTCACATACAAGCGGTGGAGGGCGGAGCTCCTGGAGAGAAAAAGGAGGGTGAGGGAGATGCTTCGCCAGAATGGCCACGACGAGGCATATTTGCAAAAGACGCGTTGTTACCTACTTGTGTAA